The DNA region CGGTGGGGCGGCCGCCGGTGTCGGTGACCTCCACCCGTAGGTGGTCGGAGGCGTAGTCGACGGTCACCGTGGCGTCGGTGCCGCCCGCGTGCTTGACGGTGTTGGTGAGCGCCTCCTGGACGACCCGGTAGGCGGCGAGTTCGACCCCGGGCGGGACGGCCCGGTGCTCGCCGCGCACGGTCAGCTCCACCGGCAGTCCGGCCCGGCGGACGCCCTCGACCAGGGCGTCGAGCCTTCCGAGGCCGGGCTGCGGGCTGAGGTCGGCGCTCGCCGCCGGATCGTCCCCGGTCTCCGAGTCGATGGTCAACAGGCCCATCACGTGCCGCAGTTCGGTCATCGCGGCGCGTCCGCCGGCCTCCACCGCCGCCATCGCCTCCCGGGCCTTTTCCGGGGCGGTGTCCAGGATCTTGCGGGCGGCGCCGGCCTGGATCGTCATCATGCTCACGTTGTGGGTCACGACGTCGTGCAACTCCCGGGCGATGCGGGCCCGTTCGTGCTCCACCGCGTGCCGCAGCGCGGCCAGCTGCTCGCGCTCCAGGGCCGACAGTCGCTCCCGGCCCTCCTCCACCCGGCGGCGCCACATCCGCAGTTCGTAGGCGACCGCGAACACCGGTACCAGGACGAACAGGGCGACCACCGCGTTCGGGAAGTGCGGCAGCAGGGCGTCGTCGAAGAGCACCACGAGCGCGCCGGTGGCGGCCGCCAGGCTCGGCAGCAGGGCCTTCGGCCGGCGCCCGTACGCGGCCGCGCTGTAGGCGGCGAC from Kitasatospora cathayae includes:
- a CDS encoding sensor histidine kinase, whose amino-acid sequence is MINHPAVQRLLSGGTGSPAPPPRPTRRGQAFDLALALFLCYTCGRYATVAHRTHGPDTTAWPGPLLLVPLVPLPLALRRRYPLTVLWAVLPAALLVRSQHRDIAFWEGVAVIVAAYSAAAYGRRPKALLPSLAAATGALVVLFDDALLPHFPNAVVALFVLVPVFAVAYELRMWRRRVEEGRERLSALEREQLAALRHAVEHERARIARELHDVVTHNVSMMTIQAGAARKILDTAPEKAREAMAAVEAGGRAAMTELRHVMGLLTIDSETGDDPAASADLSPQPGLGRLDALVEGVRRAGLPVELTVRGEHRAVPPGVELAAYRVVQEALTNTVKHAGGTDATVTVDYASDHLRVEVTDTGGRPTGAAATGNGRGLLGLRERLAVYGGTLHTGPRPRGGYRVTASIPLESR